One genomic segment of Rhizobium gallicum bv. gallicum R602sp includes these proteins:
- a CDS encoding restriction endonuclease subunit S, with protein sequence MNAGILNALSAAISDDPSHVLQLRKIVVALAISGRLKQSDKLISPDDLRAMLKGAKSRLVAQRILPKQKPWLPITDEQMPEEFSDPSLFISLGQVARVEKGKTGIQQAKPGDYPLVVTAAERLTADHYDFDSAAAIVPLVSSTGHGNASINRLHYQEGPFALGTILAAVLPHDPALFSARFLFEYLSAFKDELLVSRMSGTANVTLTLGRIEAVPIPLVPPLVQRQVDELMALCDQLETARTERETKRDRLATASLARLNSPDPETFRDDARFALDALPALTARPDQIKQVRQTILNLAVRGKLVPQDPADEPAEELLKRIAEERAARSRVGTIPKPKITSRDVNRFSEGLPIGWSPVGLGDVCDLVTSGSRGWAEYYADSGPGFVRAQNIRFGRMRLDDLAFVKPPSNSEGSRTQVYKNDLLIVITGAGVTNPALLERDLGEAYVSQHVGLARPSDSSLSPWLLLCLMADAGGRGELIECAYGAGKPGLNLDNIRSLSVPLPPFAEQQRIVAKVDELMALCDQLEASLTGADETRSKLLDALLAEALAPVDAVALQAAAE encoded by the coding sequence ATGAATGCCGGAATTCTAAATGCGCTCTCTGCGGCGATTAGCGATGATCCATCGCATGTACTGCAACTCCGGAAAATCGTGGTGGCACTCGCGATTTCCGGACGACTGAAGCAGTCAGATAAATTGATTAGTCCTGATGACCTTCGAGCGATGCTCAAAGGCGCAAAATCACGGCTGGTCGCCCAGCGAATTCTTCCCAAGCAAAAACCGTGGCTGCCGATCACGGACGAACAAATGCCAGAAGAGTTTTCCGATCCTTCTTTGTTCATTTCACTGGGACAAGTCGCCCGAGTTGAAAAAGGTAAAACAGGTATACAGCAGGCTAAGCCCGGGGATTATCCGCTTGTCGTGACCGCTGCGGAGAGACTTACTGCGGACCATTACGATTTCGACAGTGCTGCGGCGATTGTCCCATTGGTTTCATCGACGGGGCACGGAAACGCCAGTATCAATCGCCTTCACTACCAAGAGGGGCCGTTCGCGCTCGGAACAATCCTTGCCGCCGTTTTGCCTCACGATCCAGCTCTTTTTTCCGCGCGATTTCTGTTCGAGTATCTATCCGCGTTCAAGGACGAGCTTCTTGTCTCCAGAATGTCGGGAACAGCGAACGTCACCCTTACTCTAGGCCGCATAGAAGCGGTTCCGATCCCCTTGGTGCCTCCCTTAGTTCAGCGGCAGGTCGATGAACTGATGGCGCTGTGCGACCAGCTGGAAACGGCGCGAACAGAGCGGGAGACGAAGCGGGACCGACTGGCGACGGCAAGCCTCGCCCGCCTCAATAGCCCAGACCCGGAAACATTCCGCGACGACGCCCGCTTCGCCCTGGATGCCCTGCCGGCGCTCACCGCCCGGCCGGACCAGATCAAGCAGGTGCGCCAAACCATCCTCAACCTTGCCGTTCGCGGGAAGCTTGTACCGCAGGACCCGGCGGATGAGCCGGCGGAGGAGCTGTTGAAGCGGATTGCGGAGGAAAGGGCGGCGCGCTCGAGAGTGGGAACTATACCAAAGCCAAAGATCACAAGCAGAGATGTCAATCGGTTCTCTGAGGGACTTCCGATCGGCTGGTCTCCTGTCGGGCTCGGAGATGTTTGTGATCTTGTTACGAGCGGCTCACGCGGGTGGGCTGAATACTATGCCGATTCAGGCCCCGGGTTTGTAAGGGCGCAGAACATTCGTTTTGGACGCATGCGCCTCGACGATCTCGCCTTTGTGAAACCGCCATCGAATTCTGAAGGCAGTCGCACTCAGGTTTACAAGAACGATTTGCTGATCGTTATCACGGGCGCAGGCGTCACAAACCCGGCGCTACTTGAACGAGACTTAGGGGAGGCATATGTCAGCCAGCACGTTGGCCTTGCTCGACCCAGCGATTCAAGCCTCTCTCCTTGGCTGCTTCTCTGCCTGATGGCAGATGCAGGGGGCCGCGGCGAACTTATCGAGTGTGCTTACGGAGCGGGCAAACCAGGACTTAATCTGGACAACATAAGGTCTCTTTCGGTTCCCCTTCCACCGTTCGCCGAACAACAGCGCATCGTTGCCAAGGTCGATGAACTCATGGCCCTATGCGACCAGCTGGAGGCCAGCCTGACGGGTGCCGACGAGACCCGCAGTAAGCTGCTCGACGCGCTCCTGGCCGAAGCTCTCGCGCCGGTGGATGCCGTTGCTCTTCAGGCGGCGGCAGAATGA
- a CDS encoding DUF4238 domain-containing protein — MSFVGEWRFFGVAFRAMSITRNNHYVPQWYQERFFESGKNTLAYLDMTPPQEVLANGRKVEKNSRFQAPTSRAFRQLDLYSTFFGTSVNDEIERQLFGDIDTRGSVAVRAFTDTDVSEQHRHFETFFEYIDIQKVRTPKGLDWLRAQYPMLSQNELMMEMQGIRMMHCTVWTEGVREIVSAEDAGIKFLVSDHPVTIYNHAVPPVAKGCRYPFDPSIALKGSQTIFPLNRDFCLILTNLEYARDPEARALEKRTFARNYRQSMVRTDAFIRTRKLSDQEVAKINFILKARARRYIAAGREEWLYPEKLVAVPWADLRNTLRPPEDGHWLFGGEMFAGFDSGYVHYQDEFGRTEAQREFLSKPASVNPLRPRDDCGCGSGLPFRECCNPKPLALRPAWGLMSIRERNLMLFRGIVKILAFEEKEDWVQVRRDLTDEKISEVYRLFDGLWPLETDMLQLLPKPDGVARAVYTGSIHPSAIADHALGACLYFGELIIEHPFLHAGTMKKEFSPVENPGLYRQEFIKTIVFMMKVMPFVQAGLVNLVPDLCYFDRHLRLQMMEMATFRAAGMSTPKDARIEALMRADAQRSIMSLPRDVLRRHFSMASTQGESIGVEEALGSLTNLREADPLAVLHSHLEPGKKNGDVNLVRLAPNFEMSMYLAQATGAAIITDSAIRWRDVQYAILRKARSSDQGLPALAANIERDAFAFLTDISDIRELAADRLFAPYSALMAEGFRYLTKFTDPGFRRKPNLEASIATRFVRTHSAAQKLIRKRGMPSNEARIACLLPIGGVQDNTINRLLLTSSSEHHLSSVPMAYFIEPTVRPPCSRDDSRM, encoded by the coding sequence TTGAGTTTTGTCGGCGAGTGGCGGTTTTTCGGAGTAGCATTCAGGGCAATGTCCATTACACGCAATAACCACTACGTACCTCAGTGGTATCAGGAACGCTTCTTCGAGTCGGGTAAGAACACGCTTGCCTATCTCGACATGACGCCGCCGCAAGAGGTCCTGGCGAACGGACGGAAGGTCGAAAAGAACTCGAGGTTCCAAGCTCCTACCTCGAGGGCGTTCCGCCAACTGGACCTCTACTCGACGTTCTTCGGTACGTCCGTGAACGATGAGATCGAACGCCAACTGTTCGGCGACATCGACACTAGGGGGTCGGTTGCGGTCAGAGCGTTCACCGACACCGATGTCAGCGAACAGCACCGACACTTCGAGACCTTTTTCGAATATATCGACATCCAGAAGGTCAGGACTCCAAAAGGTCTTGACTGGCTTCGCGCCCAGTATCCAATGCTCTCACAAAACGAACTAATGATGGAGATGCAGGGCATCCGGATGATGCACTGCACGGTATGGACCGAAGGCGTCAGGGAAATCGTTTCCGCCGAGGATGCGGGCATCAAGTTCCTGGTCAGCGACCATCCAGTGACGATTTACAACCACGCTGTGCCACCCGTTGCGAAAGGATGCCGATACCCGTTTGACCCATCCATTGCCCTGAAGGGCTCACAAACAATTTTCCCGCTGAACCGCGACTTCTGTCTTATTTTGACGAACCTCGAATATGCTCGTGACCCGGAGGCCCGAGCGCTTGAAAAAAGGACATTCGCGAGAAATTATCGGCAGTCGATGGTTCGAACAGACGCCTTCATCCGCACTCGCAAACTGTCGGACCAGGAAGTCGCCAAAATCAATTTCATTCTGAAAGCCCGAGCACGTCGCTATATCGCCGCAGGTCGTGAAGAGTGGCTCTATCCCGAAAAGCTTGTTGCCGTACCGTGGGCAGACTTACGAAACACGCTGCGGCCTCCCGAGGACGGGCACTGGCTTTTCGGAGGAGAAATGTTTGCCGGATTCGATAGCGGCTACGTCCACTACCAGGACGAGTTCGGCAGAACCGAAGCGCAGCGCGAGTTCCTGTCGAAACCAGCATCCGTGAACCCTCTGCGGCCCCGCGACGACTGCGGTTGCGGATCGGGGCTGCCGTTCAGAGAGTGCTGCAATCCAAAGCCACTGGCCTTGCGACCCGCGTGGGGCTTAATGAGTATCCGCGAACGCAACCTCATGCTGTTCCGTGGCATCGTCAAAATTCTCGCGTTCGAGGAAAAAGAGGATTGGGTTCAAGTCCGACGCGACCTGACGGACGAAAAGATCAGCGAAGTCTACCGCCTCTTCGATGGATTGTGGCCGCTCGAGACGGACATGCTCCAGCTTCTGCCGAAGCCCGATGGCGTCGCTCGTGCTGTCTACACGGGATCGATCCACCCCTCTGCAATCGCAGATCATGCACTAGGAGCGTGCCTGTACTTCGGCGAGCTGATCATCGAGCATCCGTTTCTGCACGCCGGGACCATGAAAAAGGAATTTAGTCCGGTCGAAAACCCTGGACTGTATCGGCAGGAATTCATCAAGACGATCGTGTTCATGATGAAGGTGATGCCATTCGTACAGGCGGGACTGGTCAACCTTGTCCCCGACCTCTGCTACTTTGATCGCCATCTTCGTCTCCAGATGATGGAAATGGCGACGTTCAGAGCGGCTGGCATGAGCACTCCCAAGGATGCACGCATCGAGGCACTGATGAGGGCCGACGCCCAACGTAGCATCATGTCTCTTCCACGCGATGTCCTGCGGAGACATTTCTCAATGGCCTCCACGCAAGGTGAGAGCATCGGTGTCGAGGAAGCTCTCGGCAGCCTTACCAACTTGCGTGAAGCCGACCCGCTGGCGGTTCTTCACAGTCATCTCGAGCCGGGCAAAAAAAACGGAGACGTCAATCTCGTCAGGCTCGCACCGAATTTCGAGATGTCGATGTATCTGGCACAGGCTACGGGCGCGGCAATCATAACGGACAGCGCCATCCGATGGCGCGATGTCCAGTACGCCATTCTCAGGAAGGCACGAAGCAGCGATCAGGGACTGCCGGCTCTTGCCGCCAACATCGAGCGGGATGCTTTTGCCTTCTTAACGGACATCTCGGATATCCGGGAGCTGGCAGCGGATCGGCTCTTTGCACCCTACTCGGCGCTGATGGCGGAAGGCTTCAGATACCTCACGAAATTCACCGATCCAGGCTTCCGGCGTAAACCCAATCTCGAGGCCAGCATCGCCACGCGGTTCGTACGAACTCATTCCGCGGCGCAGAAGTTGATCAGGAAGCGGGGAATGCCTTCGAACGAAGCTAGGATAGCGTGTCTCCTTCCGATTGGTGGCGTTCAAGACAATACGATCAACCGGCTACTGCTGACGTCGAGTTCTGAACATCATCTATCGAGCGTACCCATGGCATACTTTATCGAACCGACAGTTCGGCCCCCGTGCAGCCGCGATGATTCCAGGATGTAA
- a CDS encoding ATP-binding protein, which produces MNRVLKDGAKVPMFFGQTLIRSLRDQGYSSTTSALCEIIDNSIQWGASNVRVFFRQAGGKGDYNIDVAVLDDGKGMSPNVLKLAMSFGGSLNYEKRTGIGRYGMGMKTAALSMAPSFDVYSWESENDIYRLTLDVDEVGKSRLNMIEMEDPEAVDDLPTEVASILCKPMIWPNRDDQQLVAHTEEEVFEALGNSGTLVYVPDCDRVDARKARTLAERAMKDIGRIYRRFIDNGLKIWVNNKVVESFDPTYWSQNSRHVQIDGLTETKSRLVVAKTVAIERFPGGEKGNLSIRLYELPIEDWSQLPRSVRKNSLRLYDDHNVTILRNDREMFAGVMTEIARRHGDLNWFRVQIDFSGDLDEAMGLSSNKQGVRPKPYVLDEISKAIGNEVGAVRDRIRRFQNTNAAANNRSGVSAAERKANEAEEVQSDRFEVPNPVTEDERAALQIQIRELAASVRREGESEEASIARVEGSTYLTKYTHDPFWPFYHVEYKAARVILTINTAHPFYDRVYKPLSEAAIAATPESEGDEDASAFSGASDVMVGLQLLLFSLARTQSLMGRSDPERTKLFDKMRREWSEAFATQLES; this is translated from the coding sequence ATGAACCGCGTGCTGAAGGATGGGGCGAAAGTACCGATGTTTTTCGGCCAGACCCTCATTCGCAGTCTCCGAGATCAGGGCTATTCATCCACGACGTCAGCGCTTTGCGAAATCATCGACAACTCTATTCAGTGGGGAGCGAGCAACGTTCGCGTATTCTTTCGCCAGGCCGGCGGAAAGGGCGATTACAATATTGACGTCGCCGTCCTCGATGACGGGAAGGGGATGAGCCCGAATGTTCTCAAGCTCGCGATGTCTTTCGGCGGTTCCTTGAATTACGAAAAGCGAACTGGGATCGGGCGTTACGGCATGGGTATGAAGACCGCCGCGCTTAGCATGGCACCATCCTTCGACGTCTATAGCTGGGAAAGTGAGAACGACATCTACCGGCTGACGCTGGACGTCGATGAAGTCGGAAAATCCCGACTTAACATGATCGAGATGGAGGACCCGGAGGCGGTCGATGATCTTCCCACTGAGGTTGCTTCGATTCTCTGCAAGCCCATGATTTGGCCTAACCGAGATGATCAGCAGCTTGTGGCTCATACTGAGGAGGAGGTTTTCGAAGCTTTGGGCAATTCGGGGACCCTCGTTTACGTTCCTGATTGCGATCGTGTCGATGCTCGGAAGGCACGAACCTTGGCCGAACGGGCGATGAAAGACATTGGTCGCATTTACCGAAGGTTCATCGACAATGGCCTGAAAATCTGGGTGAACAACAAGGTCGTGGAGTCATTTGACCCGACCTATTGGTCTCAGAATTCTCGCCACGTTCAGATTGATGGCCTTACGGAAACGAAATCGCGCCTTGTCGTGGCCAAGACCGTTGCTATCGAGCGATTTCCAGGTGGTGAAAAGGGTAATCTCAGCATCCGGCTCTACGAGCTGCCCATCGAAGACTGGAGCCAGCTTCCGCGGTCGGTACGCAAGAACTCGCTTCGACTCTATGATGATCACAACGTGACCATTCTCCGCAACGACCGCGAGATGTTCGCCGGCGTAATGACGGAGATTGCGCGGCGGCATGGCGACTTGAACTGGTTCAGGGTCCAGATCGACTTCTCTGGTGACTTGGACGAAGCAATGGGCCTGTCGTCCAACAAGCAGGGCGTTCGTCCGAAACCCTACGTCCTTGACGAAATTTCGAAGGCCATCGGAAACGAAGTCGGCGCGGTGAGAGATCGTATCCGCAGGTTTCAGAACACGAACGCCGCTGCCAATAATCGAAGCGGCGTCTCTGCGGCGGAGCGAAAAGCTAACGAGGCTGAGGAGGTTCAGTCTGACCGATTCGAAGTTCCCAACCCGGTAACTGAAGACGAGCGTGCCGCCCTGCAAATCCAGATTCGAGAACTTGCGGCGTCGGTTCGCCGTGAGGGTGAGTCCGAAGAGGCATCAATCGCGCGCGTCGAAGGATCGACATACCTGACGAAGTATACCCATGATCCGTTTTGGCCGTTCTACCACGTAGAATACAAAGCTGCTCGGGTAATCTTGACGATCAACACGGCGCATCCCTTTTACGATCGTGTGTACAAACCTCTGTCGGAAGCCGCGATCGCTGCCACTCCCGAGAGCGAAGGCGACGAAGACGCATCGGCATTTTCCGGCGCAAGTGACGTGATGGTCGGACTGCAATTGCTTCTGTTCTCGTTGGCTCGAACACAATCCTTAATGGGGCGGAGCGACCCCGAGCGCACAAAGTTGTTCGACAAAATGCGCAGGGAATGGTCGGAAGCATTCGCAACACAACTTGAAAGCTGA
- a CDS encoding HsdM family class I SAM-dependent methyltransferase, whose protein sequence is MSVRNTVKSIQDIMRQDAGVDGDAQRISQLCWMFFLKIMDDQDQELELTHDNYVSPIPERLQWRNWAADPEGITGEALLNFINGELFPALKTVPVSAQLGDRRRVVRDLFEDAYNYMKSGQLIRQVVNRISDVDFNSLTERQHFGEIYEQILNNLQSAGNAGEYYTPRALTSFMVERINPKPGETLFDPACGTGGFLTCAIRHMEKNHVRTPDQREKMQGGLRAVEKKPLPHMLCVTNMLLHGIEDPSFVRHDNTLARPLISWGKDERVDIVLTNPPFGGREEDGIENNFPTFRTKETADLFLALIVRLLKDGGRAAVVLPDGSLFGEGIKMRLKEHLLEECNLHTIVRLPNSVFKPYASIGTNLLFFEKGTPTRDIWYWEHRVPEGQKAYSMTKPIRQEHLQDCVDWWGGKERKGREEGPQAWRVSLEDVKARGYNLDFKNPHTVAHDHDDPEALLEDLVTVETNAARLRDRLKSILAEALSR, encoded by the coding sequence ATGTCAGTCCGTAACACCGTCAAGTCCATCCAGGATATCATGCGCCAGGATGCCGGCGTCGATGGCGATGCCCAGCGCATCAGCCAACTCTGCTGGATGTTTTTCCTCAAGATCATGGATGATCAGGACCAGGAACTGGAGCTGACCCATGACAATTACGTCTCGCCGATCCCGGAAAGATTGCAGTGGCGCAACTGGGCGGCAGACCCGGAAGGAATCACGGGCGAGGCCCTGCTCAACTTCATCAACGGAGAGCTGTTCCCGGCGCTGAAGACGGTGCCGGTCTCGGCGCAGCTGGGGGACCGCCGCCGTGTGGTGCGCGATTTGTTCGAGGATGCCTATAACTACATGAAGTCCGGCCAGTTGATCCGTCAGGTGGTCAACAGGATCAGCGACGTCGATTTTAACAGCCTGACGGAGCGCCAGCACTTTGGTGAAATCTACGAACAGATTTTGAACAACCTGCAATCAGCCGGCAATGCGGGCGAATATTACACCCCGCGTGCCCTCACATCCTTCATGGTGGAACGGATCAATCCCAAGCCCGGCGAAACGCTGTTCGATCCCGCCTGCGGCACGGGCGGGTTCCTGACCTGCGCAATCCGCCATATGGAAAAGAACCATGTGCGCACGCCAGACCAGCGGGAAAAGATGCAAGGCGGCTTGCGTGCCGTGGAAAAGAAGCCGCTGCCGCATATGCTCTGTGTGACGAACATGCTGCTGCACGGCATCGAGGACCCGAGCTTTGTACGCCACGACAACACGCTGGCCCGCCCGCTGATTTCCTGGGGCAAGGATGAACGCGTCGATATCGTGCTCACCAACCCGCCCTTTGGCGGGCGTGAGGAAGACGGCATCGAAAACAACTTTCCGACCTTCCGCACCAAGGAAACGGCAGACCTGTTTCTGGCGCTGATCGTGCGCCTGCTGAAGGACGGCGGCCGTGCTGCCGTGGTCCTGCCAGATGGCTCGTTGTTTGGCGAAGGCATCAAAATGCGGTTGAAGGAGCATCTGCTGGAGGAATGCAACCTCCACACCATCGTGCGCCTGCCCAACTCCGTCTTCAAGCCCTATGCCTCGATCGGTACCAACCTGCTGTTTTTCGAAAAGGGCACGCCGACCAGGGACATCTGGTACTGGGAACATCGGGTGCCGGAGGGCCAGAAGGCCTATTCCATGACGAAGCCCATCCGGCAGGAGCACCTGCAAGATTGCGTAGACTGGTGGGGCGGCAAGGAACGCAAGGGCCGCGAGGAAGGTCCGCAGGCCTGGCGCGTCAGCCTTGAGGATGTGAAGGCGCGCGGTTACAATCTGGATTTCAAGAACCCGCATACGGTGGCCCATGACCATGACGACCCGGAAGCCTTGCTGGAAGACTTGGTCACCGTCGAAACCAATGCGGCCCGCCTGCGCGACCGGCTGAAATCCATTCTGGCAGAGGCGCTTTCCCGATGA
- the hsdR gene encoding EcoAI/FtnUII family type I restriction enzme subunit R, whose product MDKRSLTERDICTKFILPAVKHAGWDTMLQVREEVFFTKGRITVRGKLVARGTAKKADVVLYYKPNIPIALIEAKDNKHAVGDGLQQGLDYAETLAIPFVFSSNGDGFVFHDRTGLRGQKEENLLLDQFPSPEELWRLYSAWKGLDSSAEALVLQDYYDDGSGKAPRYYQVNAINAAIEAIAKGQDRVLLVMATGTGKTYTAFQIIWRLWKAGRKKRILFLADRNVLIDQTMVNDFRPFGGAMAKLSTKSKVIERSDGNEIDLALALDKKRRIDTSFEIYLGLYQAITGPEERQKLFREFSPDFFDLIVIDECHRGSAAEDSAWREILEYFSSASQIGLTATPKETEYVSNTAYFGEPVFTYSLKQGISDGFLAPYKVIKVHIDRDVEGYRPEKGQLDRDGEEVEDRIYNAKDFDRTLVLDDRTKLVAAKVTEFLKESGDRYQKAIVFCVDEEHAARMRQALINDNKDLCDENARYVMRITGSDTIGQAQIGNFIDPESRYPVMVTTSRLLSTGVDAQTCRLIVLDRPVGSMTEFKQIVGRGTRVHEDTQKFYFTLMDFRGATSHFADPEFDGDPVQIYEPGEADPITPPDTGTQTTDFEDGDQDDYTTEPPTAGGEEVTFPPGDGDRQKKVYVDGISARVIAERVEYLDANGKLVTESLRDFTKAALLRHFASLDDFLRRWKSEERKDALVKELAAEGLPLDMIARELGIDLDPFDLVCHIAFDRKPLTRQERADNVKKRDVFGRYEGKARAVLDALLTKYADDGVFSLDRTEVLRVPPINSLGTPVELVKAFGGRDEFRRAVLAMSEALYEGAA is encoded by the coding sequence ATGGACAAGCGCTCTTTGACGGAACGCGATATCTGCACGAAGTTCATCCTGCCTGCCGTCAAGCACGCCGGTTGGGACACGATGCTGCAGGTCCGCGAGGAGGTGTTCTTCACCAAGGGGCGCATCACCGTGCGCGGCAAACTCGTCGCCCGAGGAACCGCGAAGAAAGCGGACGTCGTTCTCTACTACAAGCCCAACATCCCAATTGCCCTTATCGAGGCGAAGGATAATAAGCACGCGGTCGGCGACGGGCTGCAACAGGGACTGGACTATGCGGAAACGCTGGCTATCCCCTTCGTATTTTCCTCAAATGGCGATGGCTTTGTCTTTCACGATCGCACGGGCCTACGCGGACAGAAGGAAGAAAATCTCCTGCTCGACCAGTTTCCGTCACCGGAAGAGCTGTGGCGTCTTTACAGCGCATGGAAGGGACTGGACAGTTCCGCAGAAGCGCTGGTCCTGCAGGATTATTACGACGATGGCAGCGGCAAGGCCCCGCGTTACTATCAGGTCAACGCGATCAATGCGGCAATCGAGGCCATCGCCAAGGGGCAGGATCGCGTACTGCTGGTCATGGCGACGGGGACGGGCAAGACCTACACGGCTTTCCAGATCATCTGGCGTCTCTGGAAAGCCGGCCGCAAGAAGCGCATCCTCTTTCTGGCGGACCGAAACGTGCTGATCGATCAGACCATGGTCAACGACTTCCGTCCCTTCGGCGGCGCGATGGCAAAGCTCTCCACCAAGTCGAAGGTCATCGAGCGTTCGGATGGCAACGAGATCGATCTTGCCTTGGCGCTCGACAAAAAGCGCCGGATCGATACCTCCTTTGAAATCTACCTCGGACTTTATCAGGCCATCACCGGCCCGGAGGAGCGGCAGAAGCTGTTCCGCGAGTTCTCGCCAGATTTCTTCGATCTGATCGTTATCGACGAATGCCACCGCGGCAGTGCTGCTGAAGATTCCGCCTGGCGCGAAATTCTCGAATACTTCTCGTCCGCCAGCCAGATCGGCCTGACGGCAACGCCAAAGGAAACGGAATACGTCTCCAATACCGCTTATTTCGGCGAGCCGGTTTTCACCTACTCGCTGAAGCAGGGCATCAGCGACGGTTTTCTTGCCCCGTATAAGGTCATCAAGGTCCATATAGACCGCGATGTCGAAGGCTATCGGCCGGAAAAAGGGCAGCTTGATCGCGATGGCGAAGAGGTCGAGGACCGCATCTACAATGCCAAGGATTTCGATCGGACGCTGGTGCTGGACGATCGCACGAAGCTGGTCGCCGCCAAGGTCACGGAGTTCCTGAAGGAAAGCGGCGACCGCTATCAGAAGGCCATCGTCTTCTGCGTAGACGAGGAGCATGCTGCGCGCATGCGCCAGGCGTTGATCAACGACAACAAGGACCTCTGCGACGAGAACGCCCGTTACGTGATGCGCATCACGGGAAGCGATACGATTGGCCAGGCGCAGATCGGCAATTTCATCGATCCGGAATCCAGGTACCCTGTGATGGTCACGACATCGCGCCTGCTGTCCACCGGTGTCGATGCCCAGACCTGCCGACTGATTGTGCTGGATCGCCCTGTCGGCTCGATGACCGAGTTCAAGCAGATCGTCGGCCGTGGTACGCGCGTGCATGAGGATACGCAGAAATTCTATTTCACCCTCATGGATTTCCGCGGCGCGACCAGCCATTTCGCCGATCCCGAATTCGATGGCGATCCTGTGCAGATTTACGAACCGGGCGAGGCCGATCCCATCACCCCGCCGGATACGGGTACGCAGACCACGGACTTCGAAGACGGAGATCAGGACGACTACACCACAGAGCCGCCGACCGCTGGAGGCGAGGAGGTGACTTTTCCACCCGGTGACGGCGACCGCCAGAAGAAGGTCTATGTCGATGGCATCAGCGCCCGCGTCATCGCGGAGCGCGTCGAATATTTGGATGCCAACGGCAAACTGGTGACAGAAAGCCTGCGCGATTTCACCAAGGCGGCACTGCTCAGGCATTTCGCCAGCCTGGATGATTTCCTGAGGCGCTGGAAGTCGGAAGAGCGGAAGGATGCGTTGGTGAAGGAGCTGGCGGCTGAAGGCCTACCGCTGGACATGATCGCACGGGAACTCGGCATCGACCTCGATCCATTCGATCTCGTCTGCCATATCGCCTTCGACCGCAAGCCGCTGACGCGCCAGGAGCGGGCCGACAATGTGAAGAAACGCGACGTCTTCGGCCGGTATGAAGGCAAGGCGCGTGCGGTTCTTGATGCTTTGCTGACTAAATATGCGGACGACGGCGTCTTCTCACTTGATCGAACTGAGGTTCTCCGTGTTCCTCCGATCAACTCTCTTGGTACACCCGTAGAACTGGTGAAGGCCTTTGGGGGCAGGGATGAGTTCCGCCGAGCCGTGTTAGCAATGTCGGAGGCTCTGTACGAGGGGGCTGCCTAG
- a CDS encoding SLATT domain-containing protein, whose product MPTTKTLEYYQYLTDHVIAGTRGARFTAARLLILKERASLLIQSVLAVLLIWVSVILLAYPGIDETLTRKLGIVSTMSSVAILAITLFEYALGRGLLAAKLHDSSLRATALMRKLERELANPQPSLAVLEQAAEEFEQENILTNVNHSAVDFTLHKYSRAKSESGIANFFYSARSFVAQAIVIALSVSPGLLTLIVIIYQARHLPFLGVQ is encoded by the coding sequence ATGCCAACCACGAAAACCCTAGAATACTACCAGTACCTGACGGATCACGTGATCGCCGGAACCAGAGGCGCTAGGTTCACCGCTGCGAGGCTCTTGATCCTCAAGGAGCGTGCCAGCCTTCTCATCCAGTCGGTCCTCGCCGTTCTGCTTATCTGGGTCTCGGTGATCCTGCTGGCATACCCGGGCATCGACGAAACCCTCACCCGCAAGCTGGGTATCGTCTCAACGATGTCGTCCGTCGCCATCCTGGCAATCACGTTATTCGAGTATGCTCTCGGGCGCGGGCTGCTTGCCGCAAAGCTTCATGACAGCTCGCTCAGGGCCACTGCGCTTATGCGAAAGCTGGAACGGGAACTGGCAAACCCGCAGCCGTCGCTGGCGGTATTGGAGCAAGCAGCCGAAGAATTCGAACAGGAAAACATCTTGACGAACGTGAACCATTCGGCGGTGGATTTCACGTTGCACAAATACTCGCGCGCCAAGTCCGAATCCGGAATCGCCAATTTCTTCTATAGCGCGAGGAGCTTCGTTGCGCAGGCGATCGTGATAGCACTCTCGGTATCGCCAGGCCTCCTCACCCTCATCGTCATCATCTACCAGGCCCGGCACCTTCCGTTCCTGGGGGTGCAGTAG